CCCCTGATTAACCTCACCAGGTTCCCAGCCCAACAGTCTCTCCCTGCTCCATCCTCACCTCATAGCCATGTAGTTTTGATGACAGCCCTGAGGTGCAAAGGACAAGAATTGTATCTGTTATCAAAGTCCAGGCACCTAGGGCTGTGCTGGCTGCCCCGAGGTGCTCTCGTAGCTGTAACTTTAAAGAGCACCTGGCTGGTCCACATCTGTCCTGGAAGGCAGGGCCAAGGTCCCTCTGTCTTAGGCAACCAAAAAGTAACATTAGGTGGCAGCAAATGGTTTTCATGCCGCTTGAGGTGCAAGGACAATGAGAGGTTGAGAAGAACGCTGGGCTCCAGAGGAAGCGCAAACAGATGCTTCCTCTTAAAGTGCTCCCTTGCCCTGTACCCTAGCTTCTTCTCGCTCAGGCTGTCCCTGGTTCTGACTGCCCTGCCCACCTCTTTTCCTCCATATGGAAGCTTGTTTGGCATGGTGGTTAAGTAGTAGGGTTTTGGAGTCTGACAGACCTGGTTGGAATGTAggcttgctcattcattcattcattcattcattcattcattcactcactgatCTATAGCCCTGATCACTCTATCAGTATAATTTTctggggcccagtgcaaaatgaaaatgtaaagccctttgttaaaaaattgttaaggccaggcatggtggcttgcgcctgtaatcacagctacttggaggcaggaggatcacttgagcccaggagttcgagaccagcctgggccatatgGCGAGAcacccccatctctccaaaaaatttaaaatattagccggatgtggtggtgcacccctgtagtcttAGCTgtgtaggaggatggcttgactgctttgaacccaggagtcagaggctgtagtgagctgtgattacactactgcactctagcctgggtgacagagtgagaccttgtctctaaaaaaaattgttaagaatttcaagacagtaaCAGCAGAGCGTTAAAGCAAATGTAGCCCCTTCTGAGTGCGGGGCCCTGGGCGAGTGTGCAGGCCACACACCCATAAAGCTGGCCGTGAGTTCCTGTCATGTGGTGGACAAGACAAGTGAGGGCCCTGCCCCTATGGGGACAGACAGCAACCAAGcaaacatataataataatagtgctcTTATAGCtcatttgctgaatgaacaagATAATTTCAGATGTAATAAGTGCCAAGGAAAGATCAAGGCAGGGTGCTGGGTCCACAATGattggggcaggggaggggtcaGTGGTCTGGAGGCCGTCCCTGAGCAACTTGTGAGTCACCTGAGGGGGCAGCCACGGGAAGATGGGCAAGAGAGGCTTCCAGGCACAGGGCAGCAAAGGCAAAGATCTTCAGAGTAGCCAAACTCAGGTGGGTTATTTAATTACCgtaagcttcagtttcttcatcttaaaatgAGAACTATGGTGATAAATTAATactatttactatgtgccagcacaatttttttaaattttatttttttattttatttgttcttttttagagacaaggtctcagtctgtcacccaggctggagtgtaagagcacaatcagagctcactgtagccccgaactcctgggctcaagtgatcttcctgcttcagcctcagcctcctgagtagctgggactacagttgggCACCATGATGCCcagttaattgttttattttttgtggagatggggtcttgctatgttgcccaggctgatctcgaatcctggcctcccaaagtgttgggattataggcatgagccactgtgctcagcccaggCACAATTCTAAATGCCTTACACCTATGtactcatttagtcctcacaatggCTCTCAGATTTATGTACCACTGTTATCCTGCCATTTTTTACAaaaactgaggaaactgaggcacagagaggataaGGTCACCAGCTGGTAAGTtgcagagccaggacttgagCCCAGGCTGGGTGGCTCAGATCTGTGTTCTTGGCCACTCCCCCAGGCGCCTGTTCACGCCCCCTTGCAGCATTATCATCGTAAACCATGTGCTTGGTGTGTTTATACACCTGGTGTAGCCTTGGCCAGTTCCAGCGCAAAGTAAGCCAACACATCGCAGTGGCTATCATTGATCATTTTCTAGgcccccttttcctttccctgtgcCCGTGggtggtttcagccagtctgtacTCACCGGCTTGTCAATCACCCAGCACCATTCCCAGCACATTAATAGGCACTGCCTGGAATGCAGCTCAGTGGTGCCAGCACCTTGGGGAGTTGATGACCATTTTAACACCCACCTGCTGGCTGTCACTCATTCCACAGTGAATGCAGCCCCCTTGGCTCATTGAAAACCCCCACCAGGGCCTCACCTCCCAAGTCATCTGGAGTGGGTATTTGGGCTTTATGGAGCCCTGATTGCTCTTTGTAGAAACTAGGCACCAttagggggaggagggaggagggagggagcgcTGCTTCGGGTTTTCAAGTTATAATGATCCCGGTAATTGAGACACGGAATTGCGCATTTAAATCGTTTGCAAGTAAAAAATATCGTTTTGTAATGCTGGTGTTAataatgtaaacattaaaaaggaattaaatactTAGCTTCATTGTGGAGCATGACtgcctgatttttcttctttcaccttATTCAACTGGAGGAAATGATTGGCTGCAATACCTAGATATGTTACCCAAAAAGTGAATCTGGACTTGCATCAGAATAGTGAGTCATTTCATGCCCTCTGTTAAAGATAGCTGGAAGGGTCACTCTGGTAATAGACTGCTGCCTTATTCTGGAGGTGAGCTTTTTTTAAAGACGTGTAAGTGTTTGAGGTGTGCTGGGATAGGCTCAGTGGGGACCTGATGTACAGCTGAATATATCCAAAGCCCCTCAGTTCTGCTGAGATGCCTGTCATCTGCCCCAGGGATCTGCTGCCTCTCTGCATCTGTTCCGTAGTAGATGAGAGCGGCCTTCCAGACCCTCATCTAAAGTAGCAGCCTCTTCTCTCTTGTTTGCTTTTGCCTCAAAGCACTGGTCACTGTTTGACAGCAGGGCCTGGTACCCAgtcatctgtaaatatttgttgagtaaaagaATCTGAAGAGAATGAACGACCTGAGAATATAAGCTCAGGTCATCTGGTCCCCccatccccagcctcagcccttcCCCTTTAAGTTGCCCATCTTCAAGGGCTGGGGGAGAAAGGCTAAGGGAAATTGGGAGCAGGTAGATTTCCACATTTtgctctgggatttttttttttttttagacagagtctcgcacttttgcccaggctggagtgcagtggcatgatctcagttcactgcaatctccatctcctgggttcaagcgattctcctgcctcagcctcctgagtaactgggactacaggtgtgcatcaccatgccggccagtttttttatttttagcagagacggggtttcaccatgttgtctaggctggtcttgaactcctgaccacaagtgatccacctgcctcagcctcccaaagtgctgggattacagatgtgagccaccacgcctgtctgcTCTGGGATTGATTCTCAAACTTTCTGTCGCATTTAGGGCAGTTTAGTAATGGAAGGGAGAAGTTCTGAGAGATGCATAATAAAAATGACTCGAGCCTGGCTGCAAGTCAGCCTGCCTGGCTGGCGCTCAACTCAGTGTTGTCCCAGGCTGCTTttccccctccctgcctccctcccctctcaATCTTGGCACCCACACTTCCATTTTAGTTCTTTTCCTCatcttctgttttatgtttttggtcACAGAGGATGCAGATTTAAATCAAAAGTCAGGAGTTTAGATCATTTTGAAGAGCTGCTGATGAGTGGTCTTGCCTTGCCATTTGTTTTATTAGACTGCGTCCTGCCCTTTCCTGCGTGGTCTAAAAACTCTGTGCAGCTGGGAAGAGTGATGGGGCTGCCAGGGTGCTGCCCAGAGGCCCAGGGCTTCCTGATGACATTGCATTATGGAAAAGCTGTAATAACATTCTGCTGTTTAGCCTCCTCTTTAATCACACAGAGGACACTGGAGggatgggatgggggtggggggtggataTCTCCTGGGTTGCCCTGAGTCCCTGCTCCACAGAGATGGAAAGGATCCGTGTTTGCTCTTCCACATCTCCTATCTGGAGGACCAAGTTAGAGTTCCCATgggacagaagaggaaactgaggtagggGAGATGCTTGGGAAATCTTCCAGCACTTGGAGCACACTAACCTTATGAGGACATGGGCAGAGGAAGGATCTAGATCAGAACCTGCAGCCCTGGCACTGCCAGGCCCCTGTCATCCCCTTATGTTCTCCACTTGCTCTGTATGTCTCTGTTGCTCTCTCCTTAGGTCAGGTATCAACTTGACTTGAGGTTTACGGAGAAAGAGGTTCTCATCAAACCTATTTCCTCTTTTTAGCCACACAGTTAATTATACGACACATCAGACCCCCTGGCATCTGGGTAGGGCCACATGGCTAGTTCTTGCCCATGGGATGGGAATGTGCCTTCTCCCTGCTGTCTGACTTTTACCCATCAAAGCAGCCTTGTAGACTGTGTTTGAAGAGGGTGGTGTCACATGATGGGAAGAGCCTGGGTTCCTGAATGACTGTGTGGAGCAGGGGGTTCTCTGCTGACCACATTGGATTGTAATGTTTTGCTACTGATACTTGGGAATTGTTTGTTATAGCAGTTAGTCTAACTCCAACTAATACTTGTGTATTACTAATTCAGTTATTCGATTAGTAATTACTAATACCTGTGTACCTCGATTCAAAAAAGAAGAGGGCTCTTCCCTTACCCAGTTGGGTAAGGGAAGCCAGCCAACAGGCTCTTACAGTCTTCCAGGCAAGAGGGAGCCATAGAGATAGAAGTTTCGGAGGTCCTTTTTAGTTTTCATGTTCTGGGGTTTCTCCATTTCCATCTTAATCTCTCAGTGCCCAAGTATATCAACCCCTGTGGCCACCCCAAACCGTTACTTGCCATTCCCTGGCAGAATGCTCGATTCTCCTTTCTCATGCTTGTTGATCCTTTTCCTAGAACACCTGCCCCTCTTCATCACCTTTCAGACTTGACTCCCTTTCAAGTTGCAGCTCAAACACCACCTCCGCAATCACCCCATGAGGCAGTGAGCCCTCGCTGCCCCTCCTCTCCGGGTAGCACTGCATAGCCGAGCAGATGGTCCTCATCCCCTCTTGAAGCACCCGTGATATTTTCATAAGGAGGTCTGACTTCTCTGTTAAATTATGAGATTCTTAGCAATAACGACATGATCCTCACACTTCCTTGTTTCCTATGTAGGCCTTAACACTGTGTTGTTTGTACTAGGTActcaagaaggaagagagggagtcagggagggagggagtcagggacggagggagggaggactgATTAATGAAATCACAAACAAATGAATGAGCTACTTAGTCAGATTTTCAAGGGCTTAGCACTGTGTTATATGTACcagacactcagtaaatacttggtgagaaggaaggagggagggagggagggaaggaaggaaggaaagaaggaaagaaggatagAGTAATGACATCACAAACAAATGATCTACTTGACTAGATTTTCAAGTGTTTCTACCATCTGGGCTTGTTCCATTTCTCTTCTACTACTTCCAACCACAAAACCCCCATTCCAAATGGGTTGTTCTGTCCACAGACTCATGGGCATGCTGGACTTTTCCTTTCCCCCAATCTCCACCCGCCATCCCCTCACCCATCCCCCAGCCCTTCTCCACTCCTCTCACCCTTCAGGGTTCAGATGGAGCTCCACCTCCTTCAACAGTGTTAGTGATGCCCCCGCTCTGAGCGAACATCTTCAACTGTAAATGATAGGGTTGATTGTTTGCCCCACACAGGTGATTCTCTGTCTCACTCGGTCCTGTCTTGCATGGTTTGTGTCAGTTCATGTGTGTTATTCTTGCCTCCCTAACTAGAATACAGGCTCCTCAAGAGCTGCATCTTCCCCAGCGTGAGCCAGGAGATGAGCAAGGAATAGCTGCTCAGTGTACTCTTGCTGACTGCCAGATTATTTAGAGCTTCCTCACTCTTTTTGCCATTTCAAGTAAACACAGATTGGAGACCAAAAACATACACACCCCATCATCTCTTCTTTCCATGCCTTTCTCTTCTCCTGCTTCGCAGATTGGAGCAACTGGGTGGGCTCATTCAGTCTCTAAATTCATTGAATTTCTCAATCTGCAGAGTCACATGCAAATTTTCAGATCACAGCAACCCCTCGGAGTCTGTTAGTCCAGTAAGAATGCACTAAAACCAGTAGACAACTTTgttccccccactttttttttaaacaacaaattaCTTTTTTTAGGGACATATTTAGGAGGAGATGGGAACATGGGCTGGGCCTCAAATGAtttgaagaaggaagaagaccTCATATATGAGGGGTGCCATGGGGTAAAGGAATAGCTGAGAGAGGGGGCATCACCTGGGCAGGAATTGGGGCCCCGGCCACAGGGAATAGTTGTGACACAGCTAATGACCTGGGTGGGCCAGCCCTCAAAGACTTGGATTCCAGCCGATCATCTCTGTGCCATCCTCAGGCAAGTCCCCTCACACCCAGAGCTGAGAACAGGtggagaaatgagaaatgaagcAGGGGGCTTTGGACTTGGTTGATGTGGTTCCGGATTCTCAAGCAAGGAACTGGCCTGGAAAAGGCAGTATTTAGGGCTCTGTTTTGTCATTAGCAAATATTTAGTTTTAGGCTGACTCCCTTTTGTTACCCAACATGCTCTGACTCAACTCTCCCACCTTGGGCACACAGCATGCAAATAAATCACATCATTGCCTTGGCCAAACATAATTTGGGAAGTTAACCTGCTTAGAAACCCATAGAGtatgttctaaaattaaacaaaagtttttttttttttaattatccagtccattctttctttttattagtatGGATTTTGGAGTGTGAATAGTAATTATCCATGAgaataaaaaattacttaattGTGCATTGTATGAGATTCAAATAAAAGGACCACTTACTTCTCAGGTCTGGTGCTTGCCTTGCAGatacatgcaaatattttattagcCACCATTTCCACCCGAGTTCCCTGAAGGATTGTAGGAAATCAGtgaactgttcttgtggtacaCGCTAGTCGCTCATAAATTGGAACTATCATACAGTGTGATcagaataaacaaatggaaagggtAATAAGGCACACCAATAATCACTGGTGACCTCAGCAATTTTATTAACAAATGTATTTCCCTAATTGGGTAACATATCTCAGTGCTTGACTCAAGGGCATTGTAATAGGTTTCCGTACTGcagaaaaaggaattaattaGAACTGTTTGTTCTTATTCCATATTTACACTTGTCCACCAGTCTTGTAAACATTGCCCCTGGTTTCCTCAGTCCTCCAGCTTCTTCTGACTCCCCAACCCAcccccaaaataaataagtagaaagcAGAGAGTAGAGCTGGGCATCAGTGGTCCCTTCTTATGTGCGTTCACCCCCACTGCAAGCCGCGTCTCATGGTCAGAATGTGGCAGAATGGGGAACTCCAAAGTCTGCTAAGAGATTCCTCATTTTAAGagatttttggggaaaaaaaaaaaggaaaaaaagtctgtaaAGGGACCCTCTTTTCCACAGGCAAAAATGGAGAATCTGGGGCCTTGCTTTGCCAGAGCTCATGCTTGGGCTTGGCTCTGTCCACTTGGAAGCTGGGTGCAGAGCAGGTAAGATGGGCAGACTGTTCTGCTTCATCCTGTCTCACCTAAAACTCTGCTTAGGAAGATAAGAGGCATTCATGAGCTCTGCCTGCCCTTGGAGCAGGCAGCCCGTACAAAGAGAAAAACTATGAACTCATGAACTCACTCTTCAAGGCTGCTTCAAGTCAAGTTTTCTGCCTCACAGCTGGTGCGGACTGCAGCATGGCAACGAGTAAACATTTTTAGATGCAAATATTCCAGAATGTCACAGCAATGCTGGCCTCTAACTTGGGCCGCCCCCTCCAATGTACTCCAGAAGGTGCCACTTTATCCTGGCTGTCCATTCTCCGATGAGCAGCATTAGAGCATGATGCCAGGGGATGTGGAATCACCTCCAGACCTGATTTGTTCAGCAGCTGTTAACATAGTCTGCCGTATATAGAGATGGTTTTTGACGGTAGATAGGACTATTTTGAAGATATCTAAGGGGTGTCTGGACTACCCTAGCAACCAACAGGTCCCTTTTTGAGATCTATAGCCCAGAAAAATCCAGAGAAGCCCAGGAAGTTTCATTCTCCCTCTTGGATATCATGCAGAATCCTAATGAGGTTTTCCAGGCCAAAAATATAGCCAGGGTCTGGTCCATCGTAGGTGGTGTGCTCATTCCAGGAGCCCTTGTACGTGGTATGAGCAAAGTCAATCATGCGGACGTCAACCTTGGTGAGACCACTGGGAGAGCTGCCATGGGCTGCCTGGGGAGCCTCCTGAGGATGTGGGCTGCCTGGGGCTCTTTCTGGCGGTTCCTGCCCATCATAGATGATGAGGAGAGAGCTGGAGTAGAAGCGGTATGAACTCTGGCTCCTAATGACGGAGAGGAGGGCCCGGAGCTGCTGCAGGATGGGCTCCAGGAGCTCCCTCCGGAGGTGGCTTCCATTATGTAGGAACTGATAGAGGGCTTGTCTGAACCCCTCCACTGAGAGTTTTCTTCCGTAGTACTTGTCTTTGCAGAGAAAGTACTTCTTGTCTGTTTGATAAACcttatattaaaaagaagaaagaaaatgtgaagattggaaatttaaacaaatcGCATCTGGTATGGTTGCAGCATCACAAGCTAGGATAACATATGAACAGATTTTTAGGAGATGTAGGGCAAGAGTGACTGAAATGAGCAGAAGATGATCTTCCGTCAAGTGCCAGGgtagcttttacattttaaaatgctttctgtgCAAGTCTTTAGTCGTAATCCAAGGTCTAAAGATCCTTCACCCTACAGAGGTGACCCTCCACCCACGAGGAAAACGTTTGGATCTTCTTTCTTGTGAATTTCCAATGTCAACCTCCAAATCGTGATTTAAGCCTTGGCTTCTGGCCCTCTTCAATTCAAATATTAGCAAACCCAAGCTAGAAAGCTTTAATAGGAATCTGAAATCACAGCCAATGGCCTTGGAAAGCCAACTAGATTAAAATTTCCCCAACAAAGTTTATAAAGTCCTTTCTCCGCAGATTCCAAGGCAACAATAATGCCTCTTGAGGTAGAGTGGGGTGAATTGTTTGAAGATAAAAAGATAGGCTAGGTCAGGTGTGGACAGAGTTTCCAGGCAGCCAGTGCAGTTGAGGGGAGCCTGGTAGAGGAGGGAGGTTCATGGCAGCTCTATGGGGCTGGTGGCTCCTCTCCTTGGCAccatctctcctcccctcccctattGTGTCTTGGCCACCAGAAGGGAGCAGATGGAAGAGAGATGCTGATGGGGGACAGTGGCAGCCACCCCCGTTTCATTCAGATGGCACAGGCAGCAGCCGAGGTTGAACCAAGGCCAGCAGTGGGCATGGTCAGAGGGGGGGTTGGCACCCCTCTGCCTGGCACACCTAGAAGGGGCagcctgtgcctggccaagacagtTTCTCACGTCATTCCTGCCCTCAGATTACATGATATGTTTATAGAAAAccagtgtttaaaaaaatcagaaagatatGATAGATTTGGTGTTGCCTTTGGAGGGCTGCAGATTGGCTGCTAAATTAGCCGTCATAAATACATGACAGGCATCACTTTCTAAATAAATCAGATCAATTTCAGAAGATTTGAGGTccagagagagattccatttaCACCACAAATCATCACACTCCATTCTCTTGAGGACTGCATTCCCGGCTTTCCAAAGGACATCTGTGCAACAAATTTATAGACTCAACTTCCAGCTTCAAGGGGTGGCAGTTTCAATTAAGGAAAGCTATAACGTTTACCGTCAAATCGGTGTCTGGTTTTGCGTTGAGTAGACAGACTATAAGAGGGAACAGTAGAGGAagtttattttctcctgttctcccGCAGCCCCTGCCATAAGCCACATCAGAGCCCAAAAAAGGAGGCGTGGAGTCTGAGTTACAGAAAATAACCATCCCTTTGCAGGGTTAGCAGGTTATGACCTTCCCACTTTATTAACCAGAACTGGTagcaaaaagcagcagaaaaggTGGATTAAGAAGGGGAAATGGCTAATAGAAATTCAAAGAGCTGACTGCCATACAGCATCTAAGAAGGAGAGAATTCAGCTTTATCATTCAAGAGAAGGAGGACTCAGGAAGCCACGGGTTGCACCAAGAAGCCCTTTCTCTTAGTTCTTCCCCCAGCCCAGCCTCACACACTGCCATCAAAGGTCCGCTTGCACCATGAGCAGGAGCCACATGGCCACTGTGGAAAGTTTCAGCTGCCAAAGATTGTGAGACCACATTCAAATGTGATGGTTTTTGACATCACTATTCTGAAGGGTACTCTTGAAAAGATCCAGTGTGGGCTGaagtggtgcctcatgcctgtaatcccaacactttggtaggcagaggcgggcggatcacaaggtcaggagatcgagaccatcctggctaacatggtgaaaccccgtctctactaaaattacaaaaaattagctgggcgtggtggcgggtacctgtagtcccagctactcgggaggctgaggcaggagaatggcgtgaacccaggaggcgtaggttgcagtgagctggatcacgccactgcactccagcctgggtgacagagcaagactctgtctcaaaaaaaaaaaaaaagaaaaaagaaaaaaggaaagaaaaagaaatgaccaaGTGTGTCATAGCCCAGGGTATGCATTTCCTCATTGGAAGACTGGCTCCTGGCCTCCTCTGTGGCTCCTCCAAAGTGAAGGGCTCTGCAGGGGGCAGTGGCATCTGGATAGGAGACATCCCTACCCCACCGTGGATGTGCCGGGATGTTCCCCCGCAGCGGCGGGCCCCATGCAACCTACCTGCATGCCGCAGATGCGCACACCCAGGCAGGCTGAGGTGCTCTGCGCACACTTCCTCATGTGGCGGGCCTTCTTCTCCTCGGACGCGTCATCACCATGCTGCCGGGTCCCCATCTTCAGATCCAGGACGCAGGGATGCGTGTACTGTGACACTACATTTTCCAGCAACAAGAACCCTAGTCACACCACGTTAAGGAAGGCTCTGAGGACTTCAGAGCTACTGTTCCGCCACAGGCCGTTTGCATGCCTCAGAAGCTGCCTGGAAATTCCCTATTCCGGGCACCATTCTTCACTCCCATTGCCTTCCTTACAGACAAGCTCATCCTTGCTATTAAGAATTCAAAGTATTAGCTTTGCAGGCTGCTTTAATAAGTCCATTTATTTAGGGGGAGTTTATGAGTA
This genomic window from Chlorocebus sabaeus isolate Y175 chromosome 17, mChlSab1.0.hap1, whole genome shotgun sequence contains:
- the IP6K3 gene encoding inositol hexakisphosphate kinase 3, producing the protein MVVQNSADAGDVRAGVQLEPFLHQVGGHMSVMKYDEHTVCKPLISREQRFYESLPLAMKQFTPQYKGTITVHLWKDSTGHLSLVANPVKESQEPFKVSTESAAMAIWQTLQQTTGSSGSACALAQWPHAQLARSPKESPAKALLRSETHLNAPASSLVEDTNGNQVERKSFNPWGLHCHQAHLTRLCSEYPENKRHRFLLLENVVSQYTHPCVLDLKMGTRQHGDDASEEKKARHMRKCAQSTSACLGVRICGMQVYQTDKKYFLCKDKYYGRKLSVEGFRQALYQFLHNGSHLRRELLEPILQQLRALLSVIRSQSSYRFYSSSLLIIYDGQEPPERAPGSPHPQEAPQAAHGSSPSGLTKVDVRMIDFAHTTYKGSWNEHTTYDGPDPGYIFGLENLIRILHDIQEGE